In Populus alba chromosome 1, ASM523922v2, whole genome shotgun sequence, a single window of DNA contains:
- the LOC118033022 gene encoding pumilio homolog 2, whose amino-acid sequence MGGNDQVGVLNMLSELGRRPMVGANDGSFGDDLEKEIGLLLREQRRQEADDREKELNLYRSGSAPPTVEGSLNAVGGLFGGGGNGGASFSDFIGGKNGNGFTSEKELRSDPAYLSYYYSNVNLNPRLPPPLLSKEDWRSAQRLKGGSSVLGGIGDRRKGSRADNGNGRSMFSMPPGFESRNQDSEVESEKVSGSLEWGGDGLIGLPGLGLASKQKSFAEIFQDDLGRATPVTGPPSRPASRNAFNENVETLGSAEAELAHLRRELSSADTLRSGANGQGSSPVQNIGQPSYSYAAALGASLSRSTTPDPQHVARAPSPCPTPIGQGRVSTSEKRVTASSNSFIGVSSGIREPSELVSAFSGMNLATNGGVDEEIHLPSQAEQDVDSHQNYLYGLQGSQNHMKQNTYIKKSESGHLHMSSVPQSANLSYSDLARSNGGGSNLNSSSLMADRQVELQKLAFPSGNSYMKGSPTSALGGGGGLPAQYHHLDGINSSLPNYGLSGYSMNPALASMIAQQLGTGNLPPLFENVAAASAMAIPGMDSRVLGNGLGSGTNLTAASLESYNLGRGGSPIAGSALQAPFVDPVYLQYLRTPDYAATQLSAINDPSIDRNYLGNSYLNFLEIQKAYGLLSSQKSQYGVPLGGKSGSSTHHGYFGNPAFGVGMPYPGSPLASPVIPNSPVGPASPLRHNELNMRFPSGMRNLAGGIMGHWPLDAGCNMDENYVPSLLEEFKSNKTKCLELSEIVGHVVEFSADQYGSRFIQQKLETATMDEKNVVYEEIMPQALPLMTDVFGNYVIQKFFEHGLPSQRRELAGNLFGHVLTLSLQMYGCRVIQKAIEVVDLDQKIKMVEELDGHVMRCVRDQNGNHVIQKCIECIPEDNIQFIVSTFFDQVVNLSTHPYGCRVIQRVLEHCNDAKTQSKVMDEILGAVSMLAQDQYGNYVVQHVLEHGKSHERSAIIKELAGKIVQMSQQKFASNVVEKCLTFSGPAERQILVNEMLGTTDENEPLQAMMKDQFANYVVQKVLETCDDQQRELILTRIKVHLNALKKYTYGKHIVARVEKLVAAGERRSAAQSLHPA is encoded by the exons ATGGGGGGTAATGATCAAGTTGGGGTTTTGAATATGCTATCTGAATTGGGAAGGAGACCGATGGTAGGAGCTAATGATGGATCATTCGGCGATGATTTAGAGAAGGAGATAGGGTTATTGTTGCGTGAGCAACGTAGGCAAGAAGCTGATGATCGTGAGAAAGAGCTCAATTTGTATAGGAGTGGTTCTGCTCCTCCAACCGTGGAGGGTTCATTGAATGCAGTCGGGGGCTTGTTTGGCGGCGGAGGTAATGGTGGTGCCTCTTTCTCAGACTTTATTGGTGGAAAAAATGGGAATGGTTTCACGTCCGAGAAGGAGCTTAGGTCTGATCCAGCTTACTTATCTTATTACTATTCAAATGTGAATTTGAACCCTAGGCTTCCTCCTCCTTTGCTGTCGAAGGAGGATTGGAGGTCTGCGCAGAGATTGAAGGGTGGAAGTTCAGTCTTAGGTGGGATTGGAGATAGGAGGAAAGGTAGCAGAGCTGATAATGGTAATGGTAGATCAATGTTTTCAATGCCACCAGGGTTTGAATCGAGGAATCAAGACAGTGAGGTTGAGTCAGAGAAGGTTTCTGGCTCACTTGAATGGGGTGGTGACGGGCTGATTGGTTTACCAGGATTAGGACTTGCCAGCAAACAGAAGAGCTTTGCTGAAATATTTCAG GATGATTTGGGGCGTGCAACTCCTGTGACAGGGCCTCCATCTCGCCCAGCTAGTCGTAATGCATTTAATGAAAACGTTGAGACCTTAGGTTCAGCTGAAGCGGAGTTGGCTCATTTGCGCCGTGAGTTATCATCTGCAGATACTTTACGATCTGGTGCAAATGGCCAGGGCTCCTCTCCTGTCCAAAATATAGGCCAGCCTTCTTATAGTTATGCTGCTGCTCTTGGTGCCTCCTTGTCTAGGAGTACTACTCCTGATCCTCAACACGTTGCCAGGGCTCCTAGTCCATGTCCTACACCCATTGGACAAGGGAGAGTTAGCACATCTGAAAAGAGAGTCACTGCTAGTTCAAACTCATTCATTGGTGTCTCATCTGGTATCAGGGAGCCTTCAGAGTTGGTATCTGCGTTTTCTGGCATGAACTTGGCAACAAATGGTGGAGTAGATGAAGAAATCCATTTGCCATCACAGGCTGAACAGGATGTTGACAGCCATCAAAATTATCTCTATGGCCTCCAAGGCAGCCAGAATCATATGAAGCAAAATACATACAtaaagaagtctgaatctgggCATTTACACATGTCTTCTGTTCCTCAATCTGCCAATTTATCATATTCTGATTTGGCTAGGAGTAATGGTGGTGGATCGAACCTCAACAGCTCATCTTTGATGGCTGACAGGCAGGTTGAACTACAAAAATTGGCTTTTCCTTCTGGCAATTCTTACATGAAAGGATCACCTACCTCGGCTCTTGGTGGTGGAGGTGGCTTACCTGCACAGTATCATCATCTAGATGGTATCAATTCATCACTTCCAAACTATGGACTGAGTGGGTATTCCATGAATCCAGCATTGGCTTCCATGATTGCTCAGCAGCTTGGCACTGGTAATCTGCCACCATTATTTGAAAATGTTGCTGCTGCATCTGCTATGGCCATCCCTGGAATGGACTCAAGAGTGCTCGGAAATGGTTTGGGGTCTGGAACAAATCTAACTGCTGCTTCGTTGGAGTCTTATAATCTTGGGAGAGGGGGGAGTCCAATAGCAGGAAGTGCTCTTCAGGCACCTTTTGTTGATCCTGTGTATCTCCAGTACTTGAGGACTCCTGACTATGCTGCTACCCAGCTCTCTGCTATTAATGATCCCTCAATAGATAGGAACTATTTGGGTAATTCATACTTGAATTTCCTTGAAATTCAAAAGGCTTATGGTCTTCTATCATCTCAGAAATCACAGTATGGTGTCCCATTAGGTGGTAAATCTGGCAGTTCTACTCATCATGGTTATTTTGGGAATCCTGCCTTTGGTGTTGGTATGCCATATCCTGGAAGTCCCCTGGCAAGCCCTGTCATTCCAAACTCCCCAGTTGGACCTGCCAGTCCCTTAAGACACAATGAACTGAATATGCGTTTTCCTTCTGGAATGAGGAACTTAGCTGGGGGCATCATGGGACACTGGCCCTTGGATGCAGGATGTAACATGGATGAAAACTATGTGCCATCCCTATTGGAAGAGTTCAAGAGCAATAAAACCAAGTGTCTTGAACTCTCAGAAATTGTTGGTCATGTTGTTGAGTTCAG TGCGGATCAGTATGGGAGCCGATTCATTCAACAAAAACTTGAGACTGCCACAATGGATGAGAAAAATGTGGTTTACGAGGAAATCATGCCCCAGGCTCTTCCTCTGATGACTGATGTGTTTGGTAATTATGTAATTCAGAAG TTTTTCGAGCATGGCCTTCCATCACAGAGAAGAGAATTGGCTGGCAATCTTTTTGGTCATGTTTTGACACTTAGTCTTCAAATGTATGGCTGTCGAGTGATCCAGAAG GCCATTGAGGTTGTTGACCTAgaccagaaaataaaaatggttgAAGAGCTCGATGGTCATGTAATGCGGTGTGTACGTGACCAGAACGGGAACCATGTCATCCAAAAGTGCATCGAGTGTATTCCTGAAGATAACATTCAGTTTATTGTCTCGACATTCTTTGATCAAGTTGTGAATCTCTCCACCCATCCATATGGGTGCCGTGTTATACAG AGGGTATTGGAACACTGCAATGACGCAAAAACACAGAGTAAAGTTATGGATGAGATTTTAGGTGCTGTTAGTATGTTGGCGCAAGATCAATATGGAAATTATGTAGTGCAG CATGTGCTGGAACATGGAAAATCTCATGAACGATCTGCTATTATCAAGGAGTTAGCTGGGAAGATTGTTCAGATGAGTCAGCAGAAGTTTGCCTCCAATGTTGTGGAGAAGTGTTTAACTTTTAGTGGTCCTGCTGAACGCCAAATACTGGTCAATGAGATGCTTGGCACTACTGATGAAAATGAGCCTCTTCAG GCAATGATGAAAGATCAGTTTGCCAACTATGTTGTGCAAAAAGTGCTGGAGACATGTGATGACCAACAGCGTGAGCTGATCCTTACAAGAATAAAAGTCCATTTAAATGCATTGAAGAAGTACACCTATGGAAAGCATATTGTTGCACGTGTAGAGAAACTTGTTGCTGCTGGGG AAAGGAGAAGTGCTGCACAGTCCCTGCACCCTGCTTAG
- the LOC118033023 gene encoding uncharacterized protein, with product MAITSYPMISLAPPHLLSITKTKPPHSYIHNHNKALTLTSPLSLSNPLPSKRTVLYKLEIHRRSAQIWKIKATPEEVLPSDTTPLESTQQMLSTTNGDGVGNIISVLLFVAFAALSVLTIGIIYLGVTDFLQKRETEKLQKEEESKKKRVKKRKVRARSGPRGFGQKINEDDEFDD from the exons ATGGCTATAACATCATATCCTATGATCTCACTAGCTCCACCACATCTTCTCTCCATTACCAAGACCAAACCCCCTCACTCTTATATTCACAACCACAACAAAGCTTTAACTCTCACCTCCCCTCTCTCCTTATCCAATCCTCTACCATCAAAAAGAACTGTTCTTTATAAACTAGAAATTCATCGGAGGAGCGCCCAAATTTGGAAAATTAAAGCAACCCCTGAAGAGGTCTTGCCTTCAGATACAACCCCACTGGAGAGTACCCAGCAGATGTTGTCCACCACTAATGGTGATGGAGTTGGCAATATCATATCAGTCCTTCTTTTCGTGGCCTTTGCTGCTCTATCCGTTCTCACTATTGGG ATAATCTACTTAGGAGTAACAGATTTCTTGCAGAAGAGGGAGACAGAGAAGCTTCAGAAGGAAGAGGAATCTAAGAAGAAGAgagtgaagaaaagaaaggtgaGAGCAAGGTCTGGGCCAAGAGGATTTGGGCAGAAGatcaatgaagatgatgaatttGATGATTAG